In Mesoplodon densirostris isolate mMesDen1 chromosome 2, mMesDen1 primary haplotype, whole genome shotgun sequence, the DNA window TTACTGCTTCTCTAGTGTCCGTAAGACATCCTCTCTCCTCTAATGTGTTCTTTAAGTCAGATCACAGTTTAATCTATTAACTAACAGCCATCTTTTCCTGACATTTTTCTTGGCACTTGGACTTGAAACTTTCCAAATTCCTCAGGCACACAttttcccacctctccttcctgctGCATATTATTAATCTCATCTACTATGCtgttttactatatttttaatttttttttttttttttttttttttttttttttttttttgcggtatgcgggcctctcactgttgtggcctcccccgtcgcggagcacaggctccggacgcacaggctccggacgcgcaggctcagcggccatggctcacgggcccagccgctccgcggcatatgggatcctcccagaccggggcacgaacccgtatcccctgcatcggcaggcggactctcaaccacttgcgccaccagggaggccctatatttttaatttttttaatgaatatttttttcttattacaaaagcaGCACCTATtcagtacaggaaaaaaaaaaaaccataaaatacacatcatcaaaaaaaaccaaaaccccatCACCTCCAATTAAccaatgttaatttttattgtatatccTTCAAGAACAACTTTTTAATTCATATATCTGGGTGAGTGTATGTGTTTGACAAAACAGATTAccttgtacatattttaaaatctttttccccCTAACTAATCTTTAGTGCAGTGCATCTTGTTGAGCCATgtatttcttgatttatttgttgaatattgATTGAAGAACAAATATCCAAAAATGGAATGACCTGCAAAGTGAGAGAGGGAGTTCTCTTACTAAAAAGTTTAAGTTGAAGGTGGATAGCAATTTACTAAATATGGTTTATCAAAGGAAGGATGCAGGTCTAAAGTAGAGGATTCAATATGATCCCCATTGTCTAGCATTACGTCTGGCAtatggtagatgctcaataaatatttgttaaaagaatgaatgaatgaatacatgatatCTAAGGTCTGTTCCAAACTTGAGACCTTGTGATTCCTAAAGCCTCCCCTCACCATCGCAGTCCTCTTAGCTTTCCGTGGGAGGAATTATATTATGAATCACTAATTTAAGAGATCATAATTCTATACTATATTGTCTCTTATTGCTCCATAGCTAACATATTGTTAGTATGTACCCTtaatatgatgtgatgaaaatggctctttatctctgtgatcttcctccctGAAACACACAACCCCAGTCTAATcaagagaaaaacatcagaaaaattcAAACAGAGGAACATCCTATAATACACCTAACCAGTACTCCTTAAAACTGTCAGGGTAATGAAAGACAAGGAATGTCTGAGAAACTGTGAATTTTGAATTGCTACTCAGgtttcttgctttttttgttaagaaaatttatttcttaaaacagttttagatttacagaaaaactgagcagaTAGTACCAAAAGTTTCCATATGCCCTGGcaccagtttcccctattattaatgtcatatattaatatggtatatttgttacaattaatgaacaaatattgatacattattattattcaagGTCCATACTTGATTTGGCGTTCCTTAGTTTTACCTAAtgctctttttctgttccaggatcccatccaggataccacattacatttagttatcatgGCCCTATTATGTATTGAATAtgtctatacatacatatacttacatgcacaaacatatatgtatatgtatgtatacatacataactGAAATTGAAAGGATACATAAGCAAATACTAATAATGATTATTACTACATCATGGTCATGAAATAAtaggtatttttatatatacctttatgtttttccaagttttctagaataaatatatactacttctataattagaaaacaaaaggaatggttttctttgtttttatgaagGTCACCACTAGGACAGCTCTCTCTCTTTTACAATGGAAGTGtgaactttccttgtttttggtgaccttgacagttttgaagagtactggttCAGATATATTATAGGATGTTCCTCTTTTGGAATTTGTTGGCTTTTTTCTcctgattagactggggttatcaGTTTGGGAGAAGAGGATATCACATCATATTAAGGGTACATACTACCACtatgatttaattttgttcatgttGAAACCTTGGTCATCTGACTGAAGTAATGCTTGTTCAGTTTCtacactgtaaagttactccctCCACCtttccaaaattgttttggaCAAAATTCCCTATACACAGGCCATACTTAAGGAGTGGGGAATTACACTCTCCCTTTTTAGGGTGGAATCTACAtaatttatttggaattctgcataagaaatttgttttttctctaccATGTATTAATTTGTTCAAAcgtttatttatatcagtatggtctcttggatatttattttatactttggtgttataatccaatactactttattgctcaaattgttcaggctttggccattgggagctctttcagtcgACTCTTATGCCCCTTTGACACAGCGCCATCaatgtgtgtgttgtttttttgagcactttcttactttctggcactacaagatgTTTCAgtctcatcttgtatatttcctgccccagtcctagaatcggccatttctccaagaagccctggttccttttattggaagaTGGTGTTAGGAGCCAAGATCTGGGCGCTAGGTATCTTCCCTGCTACTgggatttcattttcttcaagtttcattttcatttgatgactttctttatcCCCCATGCTATCTGACTGGCTTCTCAAAAATGGTGACAAGAGGCAAAGTTCAGTTATGGTAGCAGGAGGAACTTTCAGTTCATCACAGTTGATCACAGTGGAATGGGCTGCCTTGGAGGAAAATGGATACCCTCTCTTTAGGAAAATGACACCAGAAGCTGAATGACCAACAACTTACAGAGGGTAGTACTCTACTGGGAGGGTGTTTGGGCTAGAAGACTCCATGGGTCCTTCCATTCTAAGATTCTGTGTTTCCAGGTGGTGTTTAAAAAGATCAACTTGATTGTAATGGCTCTTATCACATACATCCCCACCCTCAATCAAATGACAATGAGACTGATGACTCATTCCTGTTCCcacccagtgtctggcacactaCCTTTTTCatggtagatgcttaataaaagtTTTGCTGAAATGCATTGCATTAGATTGAGTTTAGGCCTGGTTGGGTTTGGAaagtgagggagagaaagaattCAAAGATCATATGTAGATATGCAGATGGTGATAAGCATCAAATTAACTTAGGGGCGTAGGAAAGTTTTATCCAAGGGTCTAGTCACTTTCCTCTTTGTGCTACAGTCACACCATATTGCAGTTATCTGTCCTGTTGGAACCGTGTCTCatccatattttatatttttagaaataccTTGCTTGGCACTATGCCTTCTCAAAATTTGTTGAATTAAACTGGCTTTTCAGGTCTCTGGGAGAAAAGATTGAGTGTCTTGTACCTCCCTGGCTTCCTGTCTGTTCTACTGtactttttctctgtgtttttgtcTTTATCAGGTTTTTCCTATTGGATGTCTGAATCCCCAGGCCCCCTCCATCATGGCCAGCCGGGGTGGGGGCCGGGGTCGTGGCCGTGGCCAGTTGACCTTCAGCATGGAGGCTGTGGGCATTGGGAAGGGGGATGCtttgcccccacccaccctgcagCCTTCTCCACTCTTCCCTGTGAGTGTCTGCCCTCCTTTCCCAAGACTCCCATATGCCCCTGGCCGACTGTGTATGATCCTGGATTCCTCCTGAGCCATCATAAAATCATCCTCATCTTGCCCCTCCCTGTCTGTATACTCCCATCTTATATGGGATGTTTTCCAGACAAGGAAGTGTCTACCCTCACTTTTTACATTCTCAGCTCCCCAGCTTTCAAAATGCTGTGTTGCTCCACCCATTTGCCTTGGTCCTCTGCTCAGTGGGAGCATTGGATTGaattgtggggagaggagaggcccTCCCAGATTTGTACTCCAGCATTTTTCTCCCTGAATTGACCATTGCCTCTGCCTCCTTAGCCCTTGGAGTTCCGCCCAGTGCCTCTGCCCTCAGGAGAGGAAGGGGAATATGTCCTGGCACTGAAGCAGGAGCTTCGAGGGGCCATGAGGCAGCTCCCTTACTTCATCCGGCCTGCTGTCCCCAAGAGAGGTCAGTTGGAATGCTAGTGTCATGTTCTGAGTGCCTTGCATAATTAGTACCTTGTACTTAGCACcgctggggcccagagaggccaGAAGAGGCACAGAAAGCTCACTGCCTAACTGGGGAGATCATAGTAATTACCCCTGCATTTGAAATGCATTATGGTATCCATGGTTTGTTTTGAGTCTCACAATAGTCTTAGACAGTAGGAGGTTAAGTATTaagatgcccattttacagatataaatGAGGagatgtattaaaatttttaacaatctGGATATTGCAGGTACCAACTAATCAGAAGAACTTGAGAAGGGGTCTCTGAGAAGCCCTGTAATTAAAATATTACCCCTTTGGTTTGTGGATCATGGAGATGTCAGGGAGCCAGGAGGGACTGGAGAACAGGGTGTACTTGGGAGGTCTGAGATAGTGGATATTTACCAACTGGTGTGGAAGTACAGTATTTCAATGTATTGACAACCAGTGCTTTCCTACTAAGCCCTAGAAGCTAAAGTTCAGAGAGATGAAACACTTGACTAAGTTAGTCCCATTAACGAGGAGTAAAGAGAACACTGAAACCCTCGTTTCTTGCTCTAGTATACTTTCCACCGTACCACACTACCAGTCAATATAGCCGTGCCTTTGCATTAAGGGAGATAACAAAAACATTGTAATTTGAGGTGGCAAAAGGACAGGTTAGAAGAGTGTTGAAGGTCCTCATGGAAGCTGACCCCCTGGGCTCTGAGTCTGGGGTGAGGAAAAAGACAATTTCTGAGTTTTGAGAGGGCTGGACCTCAGGAAGAACCCTGTTCTAGGGCTCTGAAAGGATAAAACTTTGACCCTTGACCTCTGATCCCTCAGATGTGGAGCGTTACTCAGACAAATATCAGATGTCAGGGCCGATTGACAACGCCATAGATTGGAACCCTGGTAGGTGATGGGCCCTTTCATTGACCTCCCTTCTTTCAAATGCTTGAGATGCCTCAAGCCACAAGCCACCACCCTACCCACCCTCCTCTGTCTCCACCTTCACCCTATTCAGGAGCCTTAGATGTGCTCCAAAACACTCTCAGACTGTACCTAAAAACCTATTAAATGGCCCACACTCCTCTGGAGGCATCCAAGCCACAGTTTTGTTCCAAGCAACTATGACCCAGCCCCTTCCTTCCTCACCCTTAACCCTGATCCTTACCTGTCCTTTCAAAGAGTCATCATTCATAGGACAACCACAGGGCAGAGTCTTGCTGACTTTTTCATTCCCGCTATTCCTAGATTGGCGACGTCTACCCCGGGAGCTAAAGATCCGAGTACGGAAGCTACAGAAGGAGCGTGAGTGTATCTGGAAAAAGGAGGGAAATGAGAGGTTTCCTTCATCAGCTGTAGGGCCAAGGCTGCTGGTGGTCTTGCCTGCCCTCCCAAGTCCTACCTACCCAGTCTACCCAGTATTGTTGCTGGGTGCCATGGTGGCCACATGAGGGCAGCAGAGTGACATGGTCTATGCAAGAGGGTGGGGTAGAAAGTGATCTAGGAAGTTTGCTCTGACGGTTCACCTTTTGATCCTCTCACCAGGGACCACCATTCTACTCCCCAAGAGGCCCCCTAAGACCACAGAAGATAAGGAGGAAACAATACAGAAACTAGAGGTAAGGAAGAAATGCGCATAGAGACCACCTGGGCCCCAGATTCATTCTTCCCCTTTGGCCCATGTGTGCCTCAATTTTTCCCTTCTGTGAGCTGAGTTTCTCTTCCTATTCATCCTCACATAAGACcctggagaagaaggaagaagaagtgACTTCAGAGGAAgatgaggagaaagaagaagaagaagagaaggaagaggaagaagaagaggagtaTGATGAAGAAGAGCATGAAGAGGTGAAGGGGACCTCCTTTCATTCTCAGGCCCCCTTTCTTCCACTCATAAGCTCTGGGGATCTCAACTTCAGAAGGCTGGAGGGCCAAAGGAGATAGTGCCTCCAAAGGATAGCGCCCTCCACTTTACCTGTCCCTAGGCTCTTCTCAGGAGTGAACTACAGCTTGAATGCAGAGTGAACTATAGACCTGGAATGCTGTGATTGCGAGGGAAGGGGACTGGTACACAGGGATGAAGGAGAATGCTGAAAGCATGCCGAcatacctttctttctttctctttcaggaGACTGATTACATCATGTCATATTTTGACAATGGAGAGGACTTTGGGGGTGACAGTGATGAAAACATGGATGAGGCTATATACTGAAGAAGGACTCTACACAATATCCTGGACATTCATATCTTTCTTGATTTAGGACACAGAGAGTAGCTGTCCCCTATTATTAGGTCTTGTGGACAAGCAAAGCATTTGCTCAGAATCCAGATAACCTGGAGATAGGAATAGAGAGTGACAACAGATAGCTCTCTTTTCTACCCTTCCGCTCCCTCTCTCCTGTGGTATTGTATCACCTCTGATATCTTGGGGAAAGGGCAAAGGACCAATGTCTCAATTGTATGAAAAGGAGAAAGGACGGTCGAAGGAAGGACTGGAGTCATTAGAGCTGAGACAGCTGTGCACATGCCCCTACCCAGTTATAGTTCTTTGGGGAGATAATTGGGGGTGCGAACAGTTAGGAGGAACAAGgccagttttatatttttaaataaaatatttttatctgtctCTCTGTCCAAGGTGAAGCCTAGTGGGAGAGGGCTGGAGGAATGAACGGGATACCTAGTAAGCCATTCTTCTCTGCTCACCTGTTAAGCGTCCAGTGTGACACACGGGGGGTTACAGCCTTCCTGTCCTTTGCCCCTTCCCTCCTACCCCCATGATGGGACACCTAATCCCCATCTAGCTCTGCCAAGGCACATTCAGGGGCTCATCTGCAGGGCTGCTCAGAGAGAGTTGTATACAACCCACGCCCTGAAGACCAGCTGGCTTCTGGGCTTCTGGGCCTCAGGCAGTGGGGACGACATGATTCACGTGTGTTCACATGTGTTCACAGGGACACAGGCCCTCACTTTCCCACGCTTGACCTTGATCTTGTCCTTGTTTACAAAGAATGATTACAACTATTTTTGTGGGGAGAGTCAAGAAAGCCAGGTGTGGGGAGGAAGTAGGGAGGAAGTGCTGATTCTTCAGCACACTCACCCTCTTCCAGGCCCTGGAGACCCCACTTTGAAAGCTGTGTCTGTGAAGCAGGAGCCCCGTAAATATCCTATTCTCCACTTCCGGAAGCTGCTGTGTGGCTGAGTTGCAGTTTCCCTTCTGTGGAATTTAGTTCTTCCTTTGTGGAATTTAGTTAGCCTTTCTCTCACTCCCtttttgtggggagggggagggggtaggCAGTGTTGCTTTACAGGAAGTAAGGAGGGTGCGGAGGAAGGGGGTGACTTAGGGACACTCAGCTCTGAGAGGTGCTTTCTCACCCACACAGTTCTCCCTTGGGTGAGGTCACTTCCCTGGGCTCTGATTGGCTTCCGAGGAAGCCCTAGATGTACTGATTGGTTCCAGCCACTTGACATGCAACAGTCACGGGCGAGCTGCATGTCCAGAACAGGGACTGGATAAGGAAGCAGGCACAGATAGCTGGGATGCTGTCATAGCGACCTTACTAAACATTTGAAAGCCATAAAGATGGGATGTAGGAGAATCTTCAAGAAATTCCCCAGACATATTCAGGTAGGCAGACTGAATTCCCTATGGCATCAAGTGATAGAGACTGGCAATCTAATGTTAGATATTTCTGACCCAATTGTAAAGAATGAATAGGGGCTGTGACTCCATTGAGGGAAAGCACCTTAAAAGCCTGGTTTGGGTGTGGTAGTAGGTGTTAAGGTAGGAGCCAAgagaacagagaaggaaacaggaataaaatagaatattccaGAGTTATTGAGCAATTTGGATGATGATGTGTTTCCTTTTCTAGTTCTCTGAGGTATTGTGTGAGTGGAGTAGGAGGAGGGGCCAGGGGACCTGTCACTGGGGTTTCCCATAGTCACACTGTAGCCTGTGATTATGGCTTGGGAGAAAttagcagaaaacaaaaataaaagaccctGGAAAATCTCCTTTTACCTTTCTCCcctgcatatacacacataccagACCTAATCTGGTTAACTATGTTTGTGTCTATGTTGGGGGCACAGTTGACCTCCTAAATCCCACCTAATGCCAGCATGTGTACTTAAAAGAGTGGGAACAAAGAAGATTCTAGACAAGAGACAGTAGAGGAGAACTGAAcacacccctgcccccacctctaTACACACACATCCTTTTCCCATGAAATAGGGGAAGGATAAAGGTTAGAGTGGCCTCTTGGGATCACTTGTACTTCCTCAAAGACAAAGTGTCAGAGAGACCAGACCATTCTTGGACTCTTTCCTATCTGGCCTCCTgcccttcctggcaggtgaccttGCTGAACAAAGCCAGAGACAGGGGACCCAGCAGCTTCCCCGGATTCCGGAACAGTTCCAGGAATGAGCTAGACTGTTTCCATTGACCTTTCCCCTACTTTCCATAGGTACTATTGGGCAGGCTGAGGCAGAAGCCTAAGACTCAGTAAATAGAGTCAGGGCTGCTAGTCCTCCGGAGGACCACCTGAGAGGGTAGAGGTCCAAGCACTACttgcaaacatttagagaggccCCACGCGGTTCTTGCTCAGCCCTGTACTGCGTGCCTGCTTATGTTGAACAGATTGCTCCCATGCCCACAGCCTAGGCTGCTCTGGCCCCAGGCAGGGTAGGTTCTCAGTCAAGAATCCTATCCTTCCATACCCCATGTTCCATCCCTAGCCTACTGGTCCCCTCCCACCTTGGGCAGGAAGCTTGAGATTGGGGTCTGCAAATTTAAGCTCAGGGACTCAAGTGATTTGAGGGAGGGCTGAATGAGAGACCTGGATACAACATGCAGTTTAGAAGATTGGGAGTAGAGACCAAAGAAAATTGGAGGGTAAACTATTGGGTGGACAGGACACCCATGGTTGGTGAGGTAAAGACACGTATTTTCctcaattcatttttattgctgtttgAAAGGAACGAAGGGTGGCTTGTAGGCCTAGGCTAGTTTAAGAACTAAGCCAAAGGGAAAAGTTGCCATCTCAACTGGGCAAAGCACTGGTTTATGGTCCTAGTTTCACCACTCCAGAGCTCTGTACCCTTGGGAAAGTCATTTAGTCTTCAAGCATCAAATTCCTCATGTATGAAAAAGAATTTGAGTTAGATGTCCACGAGGAAATCCTTCAAGCTGATGTTGATCCACCTGCAAGAATCCAAATGGTTCTGAGAACAAAGGTCAGGATGTGTCCAACTTTTGCTGAATTCATTCCGTCTGCTGGATTTCCCCATCTTAATCTCAGCTGGGCAGGCTAAACATACCTCAGGCAACTAGCCAGTCCTTTCCAGGAACCTGCTTCAGCCCAAGTAGCAGAAGGATCAGCAAGTCCATTAACTAGCAAGGAAGGAGATACCCCTGCAGCAGAGTTCAAGGTCACAATCAGCAAGCCAGGACTCAAATCAAGCAGGCCACCAAGGAATTTCTGACTGAGGAGGGGGCCTGTGGGGCAGGTCCTCCCTATCTCCCCTCATGTAGCATGTCTGGCCAGAGgacagagaagagaaatgagCTAGACAGGAATAGTTCAGTTAGCTAATCTGGCCAGACCAGTGGTGACCCTTTCTCCACTGACCTTTCCCCTACTGAGGCTCACTTTTTCCCCAAGGTCATTTGGGACCATAAAGTGGGAAATAACAAGTTCTAGTTTCCTAGTATCACCTCAGAAAGGTCTTTGCCTTATCCCCAACAGGACTTAATTTGCCATTTTGTACTCCGGAGGGAAGGGAGGTTCCCCCTGCAACTCTAATGGGAGTCAGTAGAAAGACAGTGATCCAACCCTAAGTGCGGGACCTGAGAGACTAAGTGGGCACCCTGGGCACCCAAAATTTGGGGGGAAGGAATCCAGGGATTCCTCAGACCCAGTCCTGACCAATGCAGGGAGGGGCTATGCCCCGGTGACCTCTGACTCTGGGACTGTTCTCCATTCTCAAACCTCTCCTCCTCCTGGGATTCTCAGCTATGGGCTGAGGTTCCCAAGACTTGGACCCCTGCCTCTCCTTGAGTCTTCTCCATTCTCTAATTCCATTTCCCTTGGTATAAAATAGACAAGGAGAAATATCCAAATCCTCTCTCTTACGTTCTCTGTTACACTCAGGGCAGCCTTAATAGTGCTAGAATAGGAAGGAGGTTAGACCTGTCTTTGCCTTACCCAAAAGGATGGGGGGGACAAACTAACCTGAGTCACAGACACAGATCTGTGATATTTCCTATCCTGGAGAGAATAGATGAAATCCCATGTGGACAGGGAAAGAAGCCCTGGTACTCATCCTCCTTGTGCTCTGCTATGGCCAGAGAAGTAGCCATTCTAGAGGGGAAATTCCCTCATCTAAGGAGGTCAAGATAACTCTTTTACCTCATTTTTCGCGGGCAGGGGTGGTAAGAAGATGTGAAACAAAGATGGCCTCAGTGAGAGGAAGGACAAATGCTGACCGGTCCTTTCCTCAGCCCTCTGCTTCCTGTCTCCAAGCCTCTCTCTTGGC includes these proteins:
- the POLR3GL gene encoding LOW QUALITY PROTEIN: DNA-directed RNA polymerase III subunit RPC7-like (The sequence of the model RefSeq protein was modified relative to this genomic sequence to represent the inferred CDS: substituted 1 base at 1 genomic stop codon), producing MSFKWADLPPRLLQDWPGELTNGELXEADLERQQLEEDKQISSWLRRVFRVGEGQQVFPIGCLNPQAPSIMASRGGGRGRGRGQLTFSMEAVGIGKGDALPPPTLQPSPLFPPLEFRPVPLPSGEEGEYVLALKQELRGAMRQLPYFIRPAVPKRDVERYSDKYQMSGPIDNAIDWNPDWRRLPRELKIRVRKLQKERTTILLPKRPPKTTEDKEETIQKLETLEKKEEEVTSEEDEEKEEEEEKEEEEEEEYDEEEHEEETDYIMSYFDNGEDFGGDSDENMDEAIY